The Echeneis naucrates chromosome 8, fEcheNa1.1, whole genome shotgun sequence genome has a window encoding:
- the nptx2a gene encoding neuronal pentraxin-2a isoform X1, producing MLTLVVGLLCLVSGHTVRAQDATGSRFVCNAIPPGAEPGCGYVSTGSRFQSGSPVEDELRNTIIELRETILQQKETIVSQQGTIKELNSKLARCEAAGDASPQGKSRGQGSRRKEYGKNTMGDLPRDPSETIDQLGKTMQSLKGRLENLEQQSLRLPSTNISSGGVSALTPLPPELRDLLRQRLGALETQLLQKVAELEEEKSQLYNETAAHRQRTESALNSLLERITELEKSNNAFKSPEDFKVSLPLRTNYLYGRIKKSLPEMYAFTVCMWLKSSASPGIGTPFSYGVPGQANEIVLIEWGNNPIELLVNDKVAQLPLSVSDGRWHHICITWTTRDGFWEAYQDGERLGTGDNLAPWHPIKPGGVIILGQEQDVVGGRFDATQAFVGELSQFNMWDRVLRPVDIMGLANCSAYMPGNVVPWIDANVEVFGGASKAALEICEDRAFDS from the exons ATGCTGACTTTAGTAGTCGGGCTGCTGTGCCTGGTCAGCGGACACACGGTGCGGGCCCAGGACGCTACAGGTAGCCGCTTCGTTTGTAACGCCATCCCCCCGGGAGCCGAGCCGGGCTGCGGGTATGTTTCCACCGGGTCCCGGTTTCAGAGCGGCAGCCCTGTGGAGGACGAGCTGCGGAACACGATCATCGAGCTCCGGGAGACCATCCTGCAGCAGAAGGAGACCATCGTGAGCCAGCAGGGAACCATCAAGGAGCTCAACTCCAAGCTGGCGCGCTGCGAGGCGGCAGGAGACGCGTCCCCGCAGGGCAAGTCCCGGGGTCAGGGATCCAGACGGAAGGAGTACGGCAAGAACACCATGGGAGACCTGCCCCGGGACCCCAGCGAGACCATAGACCAGCTCGGCAAGACCATGCAGAGTCTCAAGGGACGGCTGGAGAACTTGGAG CAGCAGAGTCTGCGTCTCCCCAGCACAAACATATCTTCTGGGGGTGTCTCTGCCCTGACTCCCCTGCCACcagagctgagggacctgctACGCCAGCGTCTGGGGGCGCTAGAGACCCAGCTTCTCCAGAAGGtggctgagctggaggaggagaagagccAGCTCTACAATGAAACAGCGGCCCACCGCCAACGCACCGAGAGCGCTCTCAATTCCCTCTTGGAGAGGATCACCGAGCTTGAGAAAA GTAATAATGCCTTCAAGTCACCTGAGGATTTCAAGGTGTCACTCCCTCTTCGTACAAACTACCTGTACGGCCGCATCAAGAAAAGCCTCCCAGAAATGTACGCCTTCACCGTGTGCATGTGGCTCAAATCCAGCGCCAGTCCTGGCATAGGGACTCCATTCTCTTATGGCGTGCCAGGCCAAGCCAACGAGATCGTCCTCATTGAATGGGGCAACAACCCTATTGAGCTACTAGTTAATGATAAG GTGGCCCAGCTCCCCCTGTCAGTGAGTGACGGCCGCTGGCATCACATCTGTATCACCTGGACAACGAGGGACGGTTTCTGGGAAGCATATCAGGATGGTGAGCGTCTAGGCACTGGAGATAACCTGGCCCCTTGGCACCCAATTAAACCTGGAGGGGTGATCATACTGGGCCAAGAGCAG GATGTAGTTGGAGGTCGCTTTGACGCCACCCAGGCCTTTGTGGGCGAGCTGAGCCAGTTCAACATGTGGGACCGAGTGCTGCGGCCTGTGGACATCATGGGTCTGGCCAACTGCTCAGCTTACATGCCCGGCAACGTGGTTCCCTGGATTGATGCTAATGTGGAAGTGTTTGGAGGCGCAAGTAAAGCTGCACTGGAGATCTGTGAAGACCGTGCTTTTGATTCCTAA
- the nptx2a gene encoding neuronal pentraxin-2a isoform X3 → MLTLVVGLLCLVSGHTVRAQDATGSRFVCNAIPPGAEPGCGYVSTGSRFQSGSPVEDELRNTIIELRETILQQKETIVSQQGTIKELNSKLARCEAAGDASPQGKSRGQGSRRKEYGKNTMGDLPRDPSETIDQLGKTMQSLKGRLENLESLRLPSTNISSGGVSALTPLPPELRDLLRQRLGALETQLLQKVAELEEEKSQLYNETAAHRQRTESALNSLLERITELEKSNNAFKSPEDFKVSLPLRTNYLYGRIKKSLPEMYAFTVCMWLKSSASPGIGTPFSYGVPGQANEIVLIEWGNNPIELLVNDKVAQLPLSVSDGRWHHICITWTTRDGFWEAYQDGERLGTGDNLAPWHPIKPGGVIILGQEQDVVGGRFDATQAFVGELSQFNMWDRVLRPVDIMGLANCSAYMPGNVVPWIDANVEVFGGASKAALEICEDRAFDS, encoded by the exons ATGCTGACTTTAGTAGTCGGGCTGCTGTGCCTGGTCAGCGGACACACGGTGCGGGCCCAGGACGCTACAGGTAGCCGCTTCGTTTGTAACGCCATCCCCCCGGGAGCCGAGCCGGGCTGCGGGTATGTTTCCACCGGGTCCCGGTTTCAGAGCGGCAGCCCTGTGGAGGACGAGCTGCGGAACACGATCATCGAGCTCCGGGAGACCATCCTGCAGCAGAAGGAGACCATCGTGAGCCAGCAGGGAACCATCAAGGAGCTCAACTCCAAGCTGGCGCGCTGCGAGGCGGCAGGAGACGCGTCCCCGCAGGGCAAGTCCCGGGGTCAGGGATCCAGACGGAAGGAGTACGGCAAGAACACCATGGGAGACCTGCCCCGGGACCCCAGCGAGACCATAGACCAGCTCGGCAAGACCATGCAGAGTCTCAAGGGACGGCTGGAGAACTTGGAG AGTCTGCGTCTCCCCAGCACAAACATATCTTCTGGGGGTGTCTCTGCCCTGACTCCCCTGCCACcagagctgagggacctgctACGCCAGCGTCTGGGGGCGCTAGAGACCCAGCTTCTCCAGAAGGtggctgagctggaggaggagaagagccAGCTCTACAATGAAACAGCGGCCCACCGCCAACGCACCGAGAGCGCTCTCAATTCCCTCTTGGAGAGGATCACCGAGCTTGAGAAAA GTAATAATGCCTTCAAGTCACCTGAGGATTTCAAGGTGTCACTCCCTCTTCGTACAAACTACCTGTACGGCCGCATCAAGAAAAGCCTCCCAGAAATGTACGCCTTCACCGTGTGCATGTGGCTCAAATCCAGCGCCAGTCCTGGCATAGGGACTCCATTCTCTTATGGCGTGCCAGGCCAAGCCAACGAGATCGTCCTCATTGAATGGGGCAACAACCCTATTGAGCTACTAGTTAATGATAAG GTGGCCCAGCTCCCCCTGTCAGTGAGTGACGGCCGCTGGCATCACATCTGTATCACCTGGACAACGAGGGACGGTTTCTGGGAAGCATATCAGGATGGTGAGCGTCTAGGCACTGGAGATAACCTGGCCCCTTGGCACCCAATTAAACCTGGAGGGGTGATCATACTGGGCCAAGAGCAG GATGTAGTTGGAGGTCGCTTTGACGCCACCCAGGCCTTTGTGGGCGAGCTGAGCCAGTTCAACATGTGGGACCGAGTGCTGCGGCCTGTGGACATCATGGGTCTGGCCAACTGCTCAGCTTACATGCCCGGCAACGTGGTTCCCTGGATTGATGCTAATGTGGAAGTGTTTGGAGGCGCAAGTAAAGCTGCACTGGAGATCTGTGAAGACCGTGCTTTTGATTCCTAA
- the nptx2a gene encoding neuronal pentraxin-2a isoform X4, giving the protein MLTLVVGLLCLVSGHTVRAQDATGSRFVCNAIPPGAEPGCGYVSTGSRFQSGSPVEDELRNTIIELRETILQQKETIVSQQGTIKELNSKLARCEAAGDASPQGKSRGQGSRRKEYGKNTMGDLPRDPSETIDQLGKTMQSLKGRLENLEVRCTNISSGGVSALTPLPPELRDLLRQRLGALETQLLQKVAELEEEKSQLYNETAAHRQRTESALNSLLERITELEKSNNAFKSPEDFKVSLPLRTNYLYGRIKKSLPEMYAFTVCMWLKSSASPGIGTPFSYGVPGQANEIVLIEWGNNPIELLVNDKVAQLPLSVSDGRWHHICITWTTRDGFWEAYQDGERLGTGDNLAPWHPIKPGGVIILGQEQDVVGGRFDATQAFVGELSQFNMWDRVLRPVDIMGLANCSAYMPGNVVPWIDANVEVFGGASKAALEICEDRAFDS; this is encoded by the exons ATGCTGACTTTAGTAGTCGGGCTGCTGTGCCTGGTCAGCGGACACACGGTGCGGGCCCAGGACGCTACAGGTAGCCGCTTCGTTTGTAACGCCATCCCCCCGGGAGCCGAGCCGGGCTGCGGGTATGTTTCCACCGGGTCCCGGTTTCAGAGCGGCAGCCCTGTGGAGGACGAGCTGCGGAACACGATCATCGAGCTCCGGGAGACCATCCTGCAGCAGAAGGAGACCATCGTGAGCCAGCAGGGAACCATCAAGGAGCTCAACTCCAAGCTGGCGCGCTGCGAGGCGGCAGGAGACGCGTCCCCGCAGGGCAAGTCCCGGGGTCAGGGATCCAGACGGAAGGAGTACGGCAAGAACACCATGGGAGACCTGCCCCGGGACCCCAGCGAGACCATAGACCAGCTCGGCAAGACCATGCAGAGTCTCAAGGGACGGCTGGAGAACTTGGAGGTAAGATG CACAAACATATCTTCTGGGGGTGTCTCTGCCCTGACTCCCCTGCCACcagagctgagggacctgctACGCCAGCGTCTGGGGGCGCTAGAGACCCAGCTTCTCCAGAAGGtggctgagctggaggaggagaagagccAGCTCTACAATGAAACAGCGGCCCACCGCCAACGCACCGAGAGCGCTCTCAATTCCCTCTTGGAGAGGATCACCGAGCTTGAGAAAA GTAATAATGCCTTCAAGTCACCTGAGGATTTCAAGGTGTCACTCCCTCTTCGTACAAACTACCTGTACGGCCGCATCAAGAAAAGCCTCCCAGAAATGTACGCCTTCACCGTGTGCATGTGGCTCAAATCCAGCGCCAGTCCTGGCATAGGGACTCCATTCTCTTATGGCGTGCCAGGCCAAGCCAACGAGATCGTCCTCATTGAATGGGGCAACAACCCTATTGAGCTACTAGTTAATGATAAG GTGGCCCAGCTCCCCCTGTCAGTGAGTGACGGCCGCTGGCATCACATCTGTATCACCTGGACAACGAGGGACGGTTTCTGGGAAGCATATCAGGATGGTGAGCGTCTAGGCACTGGAGATAACCTGGCCCCTTGGCACCCAATTAAACCTGGAGGGGTGATCATACTGGGCCAAGAGCAG GATGTAGTTGGAGGTCGCTTTGACGCCACCCAGGCCTTTGTGGGCGAGCTGAGCCAGTTCAACATGTGGGACCGAGTGCTGCGGCCTGTGGACATCATGGGTCTGGCCAACTGCTCAGCTTACATGCCCGGCAACGTGGTTCCCTGGATTGATGCTAATGTGGAAGTGTTTGGAGGCGCAAGTAAAGCTGCACTGGAGATCTGTGAAGACCGTGCTTTTGATTCCTAA
- the nptx2a gene encoding neuronal pentraxin-2a isoform X2: MLTLVVGLLCLVSGHTVRAQDATGSRFVCNAIPPGAEPGCGYVSTGSRFQSGSPVEDELRNTIIELRETILQQKETIVSQQGTIKELNSKLARCEAAGDASPQGKSRGQGSRRKEYGKNTMGDLPRDPSETIDQLGKTMQSLKGRLENLEQSLRLPSTNISSGGVSALTPLPPELRDLLRQRLGALETQLLQKVAELEEEKSQLYNETAAHRQRTESALNSLLERITELEKSNNAFKSPEDFKVSLPLRTNYLYGRIKKSLPEMYAFTVCMWLKSSASPGIGTPFSYGVPGQANEIVLIEWGNNPIELLVNDKVAQLPLSVSDGRWHHICITWTTRDGFWEAYQDGERLGTGDNLAPWHPIKPGGVIILGQEQDVVGGRFDATQAFVGELSQFNMWDRVLRPVDIMGLANCSAYMPGNVVPWIDANVEVFGGASKAALEICEDRAFDS; this comes from the exons ATGCTGACTTTAGTAGTCGGGCTGCTGTGCCTGGTCAGCGGACACACGGTGCGGGCCCAGGACGCTACAGGTAGCCGCTTCGTTTGTAACGCCATCCCCCCGGGAGCCGAGCCGGGCTGCGGGTATGTTTCCACCGGGTCCCGGTTTCAGAGCGGCAGCCCTGTGGAGGACGAGCTGCGGAACACGATCATCGAGCTCCGGGAGACCATCCTGCAGCAGAAGGAGACCATCGTGAGCCAGCAGGGAACCATCAAGGAGCTCAACTCCAAGCTGGCGCGCTGCGAGGCGGCAGGAGACGCGTCCCCGCAGGGCAAGTCCCGGGGTCAGGGATCCAGACGGAAGGAGTACGGCAAGAACACCATGGGAGACCTGCCCCGGGACCCCAGCGAGACCATAGACCAGCTCGGCAAGACCATGCAGAGTCTCAAGGGACGGCTGGAGAACTTGGAG CAGAGTCTGCGTCTCCCCAGCACAAACATATCTTCTGGGGGTGTCTCTGCCCTGACTCCCCTGCCACcagagctgagggacctgctACGCCAGCGTCTGGGGGCGCTAGAGACCCAGCTTCTCCAGAAGGtggctgagctggaggaggagaagagccAGCTCTACAATGAAACAGCGGCCCACCGCCAACGCACCGAGAGCGCTCTCAATTCCCTCTTGGAGAGGATCACCGAGCTTGAGAAAA GTAATAATGCCTTCAAGTCACCTGAGGATTTCAAGGTGTCACTCCCTCTTCGTACAAACTACCTGTACGGCCGCATCAAGAAAAGCCTCCCAGAAATGTACGCCTTCACCGTGTGCATGTGGCTCAAATCCAGCGCCAGTCCTGGCATAGGGACTCCATTCTCTTATGGCGTGCCAGGCCAAGCCAACGAGATCGTCCTCATTGAATGGGGCAACAACCCTATTGAGCTACTAGTTAATGATAAG GTGGCCCAGCTCCCCCTGTCAGTGAGTGACGGCCGCTGGCATCACATCTGTATCACCTGGACAACGAGGGACGGTTTCTGGGAAGCATATCAGGATGGTGAGCGTCTAGGCACTGGAGATAACCTGGCCCCTTGGCACCCAATTAAACCTGGAGGGGTGATCATACTGGGCCAAGAGCAG GATGTAGTTGGAGGTCGCTTTGACGCCACCCAGGCCTTTGTGGGCGAGCTGAGCCAGTTCAACATGTGGGACCGAGTGCTGCGGCCTGTGGACATCATGGGTCTGGCCAACTGCTCAGCTTACATGCCCGGCAACGTGGTTCCCTGGATTGATGCTAATGTGGAAGTGTTTGGAGGCGCAAGTAAAGCTGCACTGGAGATCTGTGAAGACCGTGCTTTTGATTCCTAA